A region of Carassius auratus strain Wakin chromosome 11, ASM336829v1, whole genome shotgun sequence DNA encodes the following proteins:
- the ccl25b gene encoding C-C motif chemokine 21 produces the protein METKHSNMKFQILFFLLLLACVHHSVAQGSYENCCLKYAHVKRNLNKFIVSFREQKTDGGCNIPAVVLKLRNSREICVDPRVKWVNQLIQKRSEDNTSKM, from the exons ATGGAAACAAAGCATTCAAACATGAAGTTTCAAATCCTGTTTTTTCTCCTGCTGCTGGCTTGCGTGCATCACAGTGTGGCACAAG GTTCCTATGAAAACTGCTGTTTGAAGTATGCGCATGTCAAGAGGAACCTCAACAAATTTATCGTGAGTTTCAGAGAGCAGAAAACCGACGGAGGATGTAACATTCCTGCTGTTGT CTTGAAGCTGAGGAATTCAAGGGAGATCTGTGTTGATCCGAGAGTAAAATGGGTTAATCAATTGATACAGAAAAGGAGTGAGGACAACACTTCCAAAATGTAG